From Micromonospora sp. NBC_01699, a single genomic window includes:
- a CDS encoding IclR family transcriptional regulator, producing MSGVGVLDKAVVILAACVDGASLAELVDRTKLPRATAHRLAQALEIHRMLVRDTQGRWRPGPRLGELANAAPDVLLTAAEPLLAALRDATGESAQLYLRRADERICVAAAERASGLRDTVPIGAVLPMTAGSAAQVLLAWEPPEAVMPLLPRCKFTGRTLAEVRRRGWAQSVAERELGVASVSAPIRDRTGRVIASISISGPIERLGRRPGDRHAMAVVRAGQRLSGL from the coding sequence ATGAGCGGTGTCGGCGTTCTCGACAAGGCGGTGGTCATCCTGGCCGCCTGCGTGGACGGCGCCAGCCTGGCCGAACTCGTTGATCGCACCAAGCTGCCGAGAGCCACCGCGCACCGGTTGGCTCAGGCCCTGGAGATCCATCGGATGCTGGTACGCGACACCCAGGGGCGGTGGCGACCGGGCCCGCGCCTGGGTGAGCTTGCCAACGCCGCACCGGATGTGCTGCTGACCGCCGCCGAGCCGTTGCTCGCCGCGCTGCGCGACGCCACCGGGGAGAGCGCCCAGCTCTACCTGCGCCGGGCGGACGAACGGATCTGCGTGGCCGCCGCCGAGCGGGCCAGTGGACTGCGGGACACCGTACCGATCGGGGCGGTGCTGCCGATGACCGCCGGATCGGCCGCCCAGGTGCTGCTCGCCTGGGAGCCGCCGGAGGCGGTGATGCCGCTGCTGCCGCGGTGCAAGTTCACCGGCCGCACCCTCGCCGAGGTACGCCGCCGTGGCTGGGCGCAGAGCGTCGCCGAACGCGAGCTCGGTGTGGCCAGCGTCTCCGCCCCGATCCGCGACCGCACCGGCCGCGTCATCGCCTCGATCAGCATCTCCGGCCCCATAGAGCGCCTGGGCCGCCGCCCCGGCGACCGCCACGCCATGGCCGTAGTCCGCGCCGGCCAACGCCTAAGCGGCCTCTAA